TCCGCGCCCTCTGGTCCGATGTCACGCGCCGCATCCAGACGCTCCGCGACAACCCCGCGTGCGCTGAACAGGAATTCCAGCTCAAGCTCAACCGCGCCAACCCGGGCATCACCCCGAAGCTCACGTTCAGCCCCAAACCTTTTAACACAGAGAGCACAGAGGACACAGAGAAGTCTGGTCCCTCTGTGTCCTCTGCGACCTCTGTGTTGAAAACAAAAAGCCGCCCGAAAGTCGCGATCCTCCGCGAGCAAGGCGTGAACGGCGAAGTCGAGATGGCCGCCGCGTTCACGCGCGCGGGCTTCACCGCCGTGGACGTGCACATGACCGACATCCTCAGCGGCCGCGTGTCGCTGCGCGATTTTCGCGGCCTCGCGGCCTGCGGCGGCTTCAGCTACGGCGACGTCCTCGGCGCCGGCGAAGGCTGGGCCAAGAGCATCCTCTTCCACGAGCGCGCCCGCACCGAGTTCGCCGCCTTTTTCGCCCGCGAGGACGCCTTCGCCCTCGGCGTGTGCAACGGCTGCCAGATGATGAGCAATCTCCACTCGCTCATCCCCGGCGCCAGCCACTGGCCGCGTTTCGTGCAGAACAAGTCCGAACGCTTCGAGGCGCGCTACGTCTCGCTCAAGATCGAGCCGAGCCCGAGCATCCTTTTCCGCGGTATGGAGGGATCGGTGCTTCCCGTAGTCGTGTCGCACGGCGAAGGCTTCACCGAATTCAAGAGCGCCGAGGCCGCGCGCGCGTGCAGCGAGTCCGGCCTCGTCGCCGGGCGCTACGTCGACAACTTCCACGCGCCGACGGAATCCTACCCGCTCAACCCGAACGGCTCACCCTTCGGCATGACCGCGCTCACGACCACCACCGGACGCGTGACGATCATGATGCCGCACCCCGAGCGCACAACGCGCACCCTGAACCACAGCTGGGCGCCCGCCGGCTGGGGCGAGGAAAGTCCGTGGATGCAGCTGTTCCACAACGCGAGATCGTGGGTCGACTGAATCGCCGCTCGTCAGCCGCAGCCTTGAGCAAAGGCGGAAGGACGACGCGGATCCACCGCACCCGCACGCCGGTCGGCTGAGCGGCAGTCGACGCGCCAAACTCGCCTTGCCTCGCGCATGCGCGCGTTCTTGGCTGCGATCGCCCTTGGGCCAAGGGCGACACCGCCATGCCTCCCAAGCTTCCCAATGACGACGCGGCCGGCTACTTCGTCCAAATCGACGGTCAACTCCGCGGTCCGTTCAACCTCGAAGGGCTCGAATCGCTCGCCTGCCTCGGAAAAATCACGCCGGACTCCTCGATCCGACGCGAGAACGAGTCCGACTTCGCGGTCATCAAGACCACGCCGTTGCTCGCGAAACTTTTCCCAAAATACATCGAGCGCACCACACCCGCCAATTGGGGAAAGCCCGGCGCCCCCACCCCGGCGACCACCTCGGCTCCGTCGCGCAACCCGCTCGGCTTCGGCACCGCGAAATTCGAACGCGTGAACACCGCACCCGACGTCGGCCAGAAGGTCGACGTCACCACCTTGCTCAACGAAGTGCGCCAGATGGAGCGCGACGCCGGGCTCGATGAGCTAAAACCGGAACGCTTCCGCGTCTCGCGACGCACGCGGGATTTTTGGATCATGCTCATCACCGGCAACGCCCTGCTCCTCGGCGGCGGCATCGCCATGCAAAGCCTCACCAGCCTCGTCTTCGCCATCGGCGGCATGGGGCTATGGGGCTTTTCACCTTCGGGCTGCTCTGGTCGATGTATGGCGTGATGGACCGCTACTGAGCGCCGTCTCGCGATCGCGGGCGCGCTCCGGTCCGGCGCGTTCGGCAGAGATTGCGCTCCGCTGTGCCGGGGCGTCGTCGCATCGCGGTTGAGCGACGAACGGCGGGCAAACTCACTCGGTGTCCGATGATTCCGCTTCACGATTGGCTCCTGTTCGCCGCGGCCGCGTTCGGCCTCGTGCTCTCGCCCGGTCCCAACATGGTCTACCTGATCTCGCGTTCCATCTGCCAAGGCCGGCGCGCGGGCCTAGTCTCCCTGCTCGGCGTCGTCACGGGATTTCTGTTTCACATCGTCTGCGCCGCCGCAGGGCTGACGGCGATTTTCCTGACCGTGCCTTTCGCCTATGCGGCCCTCAAATACGCCGGCGCGGCCTACCTTTTCTGGCTGGCCTGGCAGGCGGTGCGCCCGGGCGGCGCCTCGCCGTTCGCGCCTCGCGAGCTGGCTGACGATTCGCCGGCGAAACTCTTCCGGATGGGATTCCTCACGAACGCGCTGAACCCGAAAATGGCCGTCTTCTACCTCTCGATTTTCCCGCAATTCGTGCACCCGGAGCTCGGGCATGTCTTCGCGCAGAGCCTGCAGCTCGGCCTCACGCAAATGCTCATCAGCTTCGCGGTGAACTTCGCGATCGTCATGACCGCTGGCACGATCGCGGCGTTCTTCGCGCAACATCCGGCGTGGCTCCGGACGCAGCGCTGGCTCATGGGCGGCGTGCTCGGCTTCCTCGCGTTCCGCCTCGCGCTCAGCGACCAGAAATAGCGGGGCGCGACCGGCGGCATCGACCGGCGTGAGGCGTTCATAATGTGCCATTCGCGTTTGTGATAACGCGCGCCGCTCGTCGAGGCGCCGTTGCTTATGACAAACGCGTGCCTTTGTTCGGCATCACCTCCCCCACGCATGCAGCTCGCCCCCACGCTCACCGAAGAAATCGACGCCCTGCGCCAGACCGTCCGCGATTTCGCCGCCAAGGAAATCGCCCCGCGCGCCGCCGCGATCGACGAGAAGAACGATTTCCCGCACGACCTCTGGAAAAAATTCGGCGAGCTCGGCCTGCTCGGCATCACCGTCTCCGAGGAATTCGGCGGCAGCGGCATGGGCTACCTCGCGCACCTCGTCGCGATGGAGGAAA
This region of Opitutia bacterium genomic DNA includes:
- a CDS encoding DUF4339 domain-containing protein, with translation MPPKLPNDDAAGYFVQIDGQLRGPFNLEGLESLACLGKITPDSSIRRENESDFAVIKTTPLLAKLFPKYIERTTPANWGKPGAPTPATTSAPSRNPLGFGTAKFERVNTAPDVGQKVDVTTLLNEVRQMERDAGLDELKPERFRVSRRTRDFWIMLITGNALLLGGGIAMQSLTSLVFAIGGMGLWGFSPSGCSGRCMA
- a CDS encoding LysE family translocator, with protein sequence MIPLHDWLLFAAAAFGLVLSPGPNMVYLISRSICQGRRAGLVSLLGVVTGFLFHIVCAAAGLTAIFLTVPFAYAALKYAGAAYLFWLAWQAVRPGGASPFAPRELADDSPAKLFRMGFLTNALNPKMAVFYLSIFPQFVHPELGHVFAQSLQLGLTQMLISFAVNFAIVMTAGTIAAFFAQHPAWLRTQRWLMGGVLGFLAFRLALSDQK